Part of the Gemmatimonadaceae bacterium genome, GCCATCAGTCGGCTACCACGTGGCACCCGGATGTGATCGTGCCACAATCTGCATCTCCGCCAGCATGTGGCCGAGATGTTCCGTGTGTCGGCCACGGCGACCGCCGCGACGCATGGCACCGTCGGCGGGCACGACCAGCGTGGCCCGCTGCATCACGTCGGCCACCATGGTGCGCCACCGGGCGCGTATGGCGTCGAGATCCACCGCGATGCCCTGCGCCGCGAGTGCCGCATCCACGGCGTCAGACTCAAACAGTTCGCCGGTGTAACGCCACAACTCGTCCAGCGCCTGTTGCGCGCGCGCGTGGCTCTCGTCGGTGCCGTCACCAAGTCGAACCACCCACTCGCTGCTGTGCCGCACGTGATACTTGTCTTCCTTGAGGCTCTTGGCGGCGAGTGCCGCGACGCGTTCGTCCTTGGCACTCGACAGCGCGTCCCACAGCAGCACGCTGTACGCGTCGAACAGGAACTGCCGCATCATCGTGAAGCCGAAGTCGCCGTTGGGCAGTTCGACCAGCAGGCAATTGCGGAACTCCACGCCTTCACGGAAGTACGCCAGCGCGTCGTCGCTGCGCCCCTTCCCTTCAATGGCGCCGGCCAAGCCGAGCAAGCCGCTCGCGTGTCCGATGAGATCGAGCGCGATGTTCGACAGCGCGATGTCTTCTTCGAGAATCGGGCCGTGTCCGCACCACTCCGACATGCGATGCCCCAACACGAGTCGATCATCAGCCAGACGCAGTACGTACTCGAACAGCGGATTCTCGATCGTTGGCGTGCGCGCGCCGGCAACGTTGGCGGTGGACGTTGGTCGTGCCAACGGCGTATCGATGTCGTCGCTCAAAAGACGCGCACCCCGCGCGGCACCTTGTAGAACTGCGGATGACGATACGCCTTGTCGTTGCCCGGATCGAAGAACGGTCCGTTGTCACTGGGCGCTGACGCCACAATCGCCGTCGACGGCACCACCCACAAGTTCACCGCCTCACCGCGGCGCGTGTATACATCGCGCGCATTCTGCAGCGCCAACTCGGCGTCGGCCGCGTGCACACTGCCCGCATGTTCAAACGGTTCGCCGTGCGCGCCCTGCGTAAACACTTCCCACAGCGGCCACGAGTTATCGGTTTTCGTCGCGTCTGCCATTACGCCGCCACCGTAGAAGATTTCGCCTGTTGTTTTTCGGCGTACGCGTTCGCGGCCGCGCGAACCCACGCGCCGTCGTCGTGCGCCTTGTTGCGCGCTTCCAGTCGTTCGCGATTGCACGGCCCGTTGCCGGCGACCACATCGAAGAACTCGGTCCAGTCGATCTCGCCGAACTTCCAGTCGCCGCTCGCTTCGTCGTACACGAGATCCGGATCGGGCAACGTGAGCCCAATCGCCTGCGCCTGCGGCACAGTAAGATTCACAAACCGCTGACGCAGTTCGTCGTTGGTTTTGCGCTTCACGCGCCAGCGCATCAGCTCCTCCGAGTTGGGCGAGCTGCCGTCACTGGGACCGAACATCATGAAGGCCGGCCACCAGAAGCGATTCACCGCGTCCTGCACCATGGCCTTCTGCGCCGGCGTGCCGTTGGCCAGCGTGGCGCAAATCTCGTAACCCTGACGCTTGTGGAAGTTCTCTTCCTTGCAGATGCGAATCATCGCGCGGGCATACGGCCCATACGACGCCTTCGCGAGCACCGTCTGGTTCACGATCGCCGCGCCGTCCACCAGCCAGCCGATCACGCCCATGTCGGCCCACGACAGCGTCGGGTAGTTGAAGATGCTGGAGTATTTCGCGCGGCCGTCGTGCAGCTGCTCGACCAGCTCATGGCGATCGACGCCCAGCGTTTCGGTGCCGCAGTAGATGTACAGCCCGTGACCGCCTTCGTCCTGCACCTTGGCGATGAGGGACATCTTGCGCCGGAGGCTGGGCGCCCGTGTGATCCAGTTGCCTTCCGGGCAGCATGCCGACGATCTCGGAATGCGCGTGCTGCGACATCATGCGGGTGAGCTGCTTGCGATAGCGGGCGGGCATCCAGTCCTTGGGCTCGATACTTTCGCCAGCGGCGATGCGAGCCTCGAAGGCGGCAACCAACGCCGGGTCTTCCGCGGGGACGGCCGGTTTCTGTTCCATGCACAGCAATCTACTGGCTCCGGTTGGCAGCGGACAATTGCATCGGGGAGGGTGGACGGCGTCCGGACGCTGTAATTTTCCGTATGTCTTCCTCCGAAATCCCCCTCGTCACGCCGGCCGTGGTCACCGCCGGCGGTGGCACCGTCCAGACCCACGTCGCCGATGGCATCGGGCGCATCGCCTTCCATCATCCCAAGGGCAATTCGCTCCCTGGGGCGCTGCTGCGGGAACTGGCCGATACCGTCACCCGGGTCAGCGCCGATCCGGCGGTTCGTGTCCTCCTCCTGTCCAGCGGCGGCACGGGCCCGTTCTGCGCCGGCGCATCATTTGACGAACTCGTCGCCATTTCGACGGTGACGCAAGGCCAGGAGTTCTTCAGCGGATTCTCGCGCGTGATCCTGGCCGTGATCCGCAGCCCCAAATTCGTGCTCACGCGCGTGCAGGGGCGCGCCGCGGGCGGGGCCGTCGGGCTGGTGGCCGCATCCGACCTCTCCTTCGCGGTGGCGTCGGCCTCGGCCAAGTTGAGCGAGCTGGCTATCGGCATCGGTCCATTTGTCGTTGGACCGGTCATCGAGCGGAAAATCGGACTCTCGGCCTTCAGCGCGATGGCGGTTGATGCCGACTGGCGTGACGCGGTGTGGGGCGAGCGTCACGGATTGTACTCCCGCCTCTTTGACGATGCCGGCGCGATGGACGCGGCGCTCGAACTGGAGCTTCGCAAGCTGGCCGCGTGCAATCCCGACGCGATGACACAGCTCAAGCGGGTCTTCTGGGCCGGTACCGAGTCGTGGGATACACTGCTCGCCGAACGCGCGACGATGAGCGGAACGATGGTCCTCTCGGAGTTCACGCGACACGCGATCGCCAGTTTCAAGGGGCGCTGATCATGTTCCGAAGTTTCCGTGTGCCGGAGCGACTGTTTGCCTTTGCGATGTGGGCCATTTCGCTCGTGTTCGCCGGATTCCTCATCGGGTTGGGCGGCAAGCTGGTAGGTGATCTTCCCGGCGTCGATCAACAGGTGTCGATCGAGGAGTTCGTGGATCCGGCGCAACGCGCCGTGCTGCGCACGACTGCGGATTCGCTGACCAGGGCGCAACGGGTGTCGCAGGATGCGAAGGAGCGCGCCGATCAGCAGCTGACCATGGCGCGCAACGCCTACACATCGCAGCGCGAGGCGTTCGACAACTGGATCGCCACGCGCAAGGCCACCACCGATCCGGCGCAGGATCCCGAGGTGCTGGCACGCACGCGTGCCCTCGACGGACTCAAGTCCAGTGAACGACGTGCCGAGGAGCAGGTGGAGCAGCTCGACGCCACGTTGCTGGCGGTCTCTCAGGCCGGCGAAGTGAATCGCGAGGCCATCAGCGCGCTGTCGGTCGCGGCCGACGACCGATATCAGCGCGCCCGATTCGTGCAGGAGTTGCGGGTCTTCGGCATACGCCTGGCGCTCACCTTGCCACTGCTGATCGTCGCCGGCTGGCTTGTCGCCCGCAAACGCAAGAGCGAGTACTGGCCGTTGGCACGGGGATTCGTGCTCTTCGCCGTGTTCGCGTTCTTTGTCGAACTCGTGCCCTACCTGCCCAGTTATGGCGGGTACGTGCGATACGGCGTCGGCATCATCGCCAGCGCCATCGCCGGCATCTACGTGATTCGCGCCATGCGTCGCTATCTCGCCCAGCGACAGCAGGTCGAACAGCAGAGTGAGACCGAGCGTCGTCAATCACTGGCCTACGAGGATGCCGTCAAGCGCATTGGAGGTGGCGTGTGTCCGGGTTGTGAACGGGCGATCGTAGGCGGCATGCAGAACCCTTCCAACTTCTGCGTGCATTGCGGTCTGCGCTTGTTCGATGAGTGCGGACGCTGTGCGACACGGAAGAATGCGTTCTTTCCGTACTGCCCAACGTGCGGGGCTGCGGCGACTGGGCTGGACGGGAGACGGGGGACGGGAGACGGGAAACCGGCACCAACGACGGCGGGCACCGATCCGTAGATTCGTAGGTCTCTCGACAGCACCCCTGTCAGACGCGATACTGGTCGGGTGTTGGCTCGGCCCTGCCTGATCTCCCCCCCCATTCCCCTACCTCCATGCACACTCCGCTTCGCCTCTCCCTCGCGCTCTGCTCCGCCGCAGTCATGCTCGCTGCATGCGGCGGCTCATCCGCCAAGTCAGGCTCACAATCCCCGTCGCCAGCCGGCGGCGGTGCGGCCAACAAGGTCCCGGCCAAGCCGGCCGCTGTGACGCCCGCCAACATCGCCATGGGTGATTCGATCTTCAACAACGGCAGTTGCCAGCGTTGCCACGGCAAGGGCGGAATCGGCGCCCCCAACGGACCGACGCTCGACGGCAAGAAGTGGCTGCAACTCACCACCGGCAGCTTCGACGAGATCGTCGGCATCATCACCACCGGCGTCCCGGCGGAGAAGATCAAGGACCCCACGCACAAGAACCCGATGCGCGCACGTGGCGGCCCGATGAACCTGACCGATCCGCAGGTCCAGGCACTGGCGGCGTATGTGTATACGTTGACGCATAAGTGAACGCTTAGTACCGAGTACCGAGTACCAAGTACCAAGTACCAAGGACTCAATGCCCACCGTTCTCGTCGCGCATGGCGCCCTTGGCAGCGCCGCTCAGATGCAGCCCGTCGTCGATGCGTTGCGCGCATTCGGCGGCGGGCGCATTCGTGTGGAGGCGTTCGAGTTCCCTGGCCATGGCGTCACGCCGCTTGGTGATGTCGACCTGTTTCAACTGACGCACTTTGTTGACGCCATGGCGCACGCGGTCAGCGCGCTGGGCACACCGAAGCCCCTGCTCTTCGGCTACTCGATGGGCGGCTACGCTGGACTGGCGCTGGAGGCACGTGCGCCAGGCACATTTAGCGGGATCGTCACGCTTGGCACGAAGTTCGAGTGGACACCGGAGAGCGCCGAGCGGGAGGCGCTGCGCCTGGATCCGGTGATGATCTCCACGAAGGTGCCGAAGTTCGCCGCCCTATTGAACGAACGCCACGCGCTCGTGGGCGGATGGGAGTCGGTGGTATGTCGCACGGCGGCCCTGCTGCGCGTCAATGGCGGTTCCCCGTTGCTGACCGTTGAGGTAATGGAACGTATCGCCGTTCCGGTGTGCGTTGCCGTCGGCACCAAGGACGACACCGTGAGTGTGGCGGAGTCGCGGGCTGCCGCCGACGTCATGTTGAATGGGCGATGGTTCACACTGGACGACGTGCCGCACCCTATTGAGCGCGTGCCCGTGTCGCACATCATCGAACTCGTCTGGACGCTGCTCGACACCGAGGCATAGGGATGTCGCGACACACTCCACTGCAATGCATTCAAGACATTCAGCCGCTTCCCGGCCGGACTATCGCCGGGTGAGTCGGTACAGCCGAACCTCGGGGACGGCCTCGTTGGGATCGACATAGCGTCCAAGCACGTAGTCGCGACCGGCTTCGTAGAGCTCGAACGCCGTCGGCAACGCAATCGTCGCCAGCATTGTTCCGGTGGGCGCGAACACGGTCCATCGCACGGTGGCTGACGACGCGCGCGGATAGTCCTGCACCCAGAGGTTGTCGTCGGCATCGACAATCAACTCGCGCGTCGCTGGGAGATTCTTCGGCAACGGCATCGACGCGTAGTCACTCTCGACGCGACTCCGTGCGCGTTCCCCAAGCGCGGCAATCTCCGCCTCGCGCGCGGCGACAAGGTCGGCGGCGGTCGCTGCAATGCGGGGACGCCGAACCGCCAGCGAACGCAGCGCCTTCCCCTGGAGATCGAAGACCAGAACCTCGAAGCTGTCGGCCAGAGCCACATAGGCCCTGGCAGAGCCAATCGCCACGCGTGGTTCGCGCCCCAACGGGTAGGGTCGAGGGCCAAAGCGCTCCGATCCGGGAAACTCGCCCAAGAGTATGGGTGGCGTGGTATCTGCGCTCGCGATCAAATATGGATACAGTGGACGGTGGAGTCCCCCGTGCATCGTCGGCTTGGTCTCCCATCCCATGACCACCAACTGCAGTCGCGCATTGCAGCCCACCCGATAGATGGGAGCCTTGATGCGAAACGCCCGCACGAACTGGCCACCCGTGCTGAAGACAGAGAGCTGCGAGCCGACAATGTCGTTCGCCACCAACGAGTCCCCGCAACGAAGCAGCGGCGCGAGGTACGAGACCTCACCCGGGCCTTTCCCTTTGCGCCCGAACTGCTTCACTGGCAGTCCACTCGGCGAATACTCGCGAAGCGCCCAGTCGCCAAGGTCGCCAACCACTACATGGCCATTGGGCAATCGAGTGGCACCAGCCGGAGCCGTGAAGATGTCCGCGTCGGAGTTGCCAACGCCAAGCCGCAACATTGGTGATGGCTGAATTCGCCAGGTCGCACCCTGTGCAGTTGCCACGGCTGGCGACAACTGCAGTGCGGTGACGACGATCAGAGCCGCGCCGACCGTACCCCGCGCCAGCAACGAACCGTGGGATCGTGACCCGCGTGCATGAGCCACTCGCATCTCCGTCGTAAGACATGATCACGCTGCATGCTTCTTCCGCCCTGACGGTGCGTCTCCTGCCCCTCTGCGCGCCATCACCATCACATGAATTCCGCATTAGAATTCCATGACGAGGCGCGAGCCCCCTGAAGCGTGCGCCACCGCGATTCACCTCTCACCGACGGCCTCATGTATTCCAGTCCCAGTGAATTCGCCCGCGATTGGCATTTCGAGTCTCAGGGCACGCAGAAGGTGCTCGACCGCCTCACCGATGCGTCACTCGCGCAGGAAGTGTATCCGGGTGGACGCTCCATCGGTCGACTGGCCTGGCACATCGCGCAAACCATTCCCGAAATGATGTCGCGGACCGGATTGCGCATCAGCGGCGTGGGCGAACATGAGCCGGTGCCGTCCAGCGCCGCCGCCATTGCGAAGGGATATCACGCGGCGTCCGCGTCATTGCTGGAACAGATCGCCGCGCATTGGACCAACGCGACGTTGACCGAATCCGACGACATGTACGGCGAGCAATGGACTCGCGCCGAGACGCTGTCCGCGTTGTTGCGCCATCAGACGCATCATCGCGGGCAGTTGACGGTACTCATGCGGCAGGCCGGTCTCACCGTGCCCGGCATCTATGGTCCCACCAAGGAAGACTGGGCACAGATGGGCATGGAGCCACCACCCGTGTGACGCCTATGGCAGTCCCTTCTCAAACGAGCCGCTGATGGTGATTGGCGGCTCATTGGGATTGATCACCGACGGCTGCAAGGTGGCCGTGAAGGTGCCCTTGATGCGTGTGCTGGTGACACTCGTGATCACCACCGTGCCCGCACTGGTGGCATTGGTGCCGCCCCACACCTTTGACGGCGCGCTGCTGGTCACCTGAATGGTTCGCGACGCGCCGGTGCCTAACGCATAGGTCGCCGTCCCGGTGTATCCCGAGATGATGAAGTTGACTGTATACGCCGTGTTGCTCCCGGCGATGGTCAGCGTGCCTGACGACGGCGCGGTCACCGAGACGACGGTGGCCGCGTTGAACGGGTTGCCGGCAATCGTTCCGGTCACCTTGTTCGACGCGCCATCGGGCACCACCAACGTCGCGGCGCCATTCACTGGCACGTCGAATTCACCATTGGTCACCACGCGCGTCGTGGTGACGGCCTGTCCCAACTGCGGCGTGGCACTGTAGCTGAACGTCCCCGCAATGCGCGTCGCCGATACCGCGCTGATAGTGACCGTGCCAGCCGCGCCGGTCAGCGGCGTCGACCACGTGGACGGACTCGCCGTGATGGTGGCGATGCCACCAGCCACCGTCCCGGTGACGCCAAGCGGATATGTGCCGGGGACACCGATGGAGTAAAACGTCAGCGACATGCTGGTCACGCTTGCGCCAACCTGCGAGCCCACAATCGTGAAGATGCCGCCCGCCGCCGACACCGCTGACGACGTGGTGCTGGCCCAATTGACACCGTCGATGCTGGCCTTGAATGCACTGCCCACGGTGCCGGGACCGGTGGATCCCCCGCCACCGCAACCGCTGAGGAGCACGACAACGAACGCAGATGGCGCGCAAACTGTGGAGAGACGACGACGCATTGGCATCAGAAGGCTCGCGAAGGGTGATTCGGGAACAGTCAGAAGTGACCACGGATTTGCACGCCCGTCCGCCCATTCCCGTCAATGAGCGGCGCAATGGAAAAGTCTGCACCGCTCTTCGCTGGCGCGCCACTTCCCCCGCGCCGCGTTACAATCGACGCCCCTTTCTGCGAACGACTGGCGAACAGGGCCGCTTCGATTGCCCCGGCCAGCGTCAAACCAACGGCCGCCGCGATCGCCGGCGCGAAGTAGGGACGATCGGTGGTCGACTGCGTGTACGGCGCAGGGGCGCCGTTCGGGTCCACATAGGGGATTTGCTTCACCGTCGTGGTTTGCGCGAGGGCAAACCCCGCTGAACTGGCGACCGCCACCAACAACACCACGCCGCGCACGGGGCGGCCAGTATAGAACTGCCCAAATCCCGGCACGATGCCGCGGGTGAACGCCATGGCGGGACCAAAGACCGGTCGGCGCAAGGTCTCGATCGCGCGACCCACCTCGACGCGATCGTCGACCGTGGGCGCTGCGGCGCGATACTGCTCAAGGTCCTTCAAGGCCTCGAGTCGCTTGC contains:
- the paaC gene encoding phenylacetate-CoA oxygenase subunit PaaC, with amino-acid sequence MENPLFEYVLRLADDRLVLGHRMSEWCGHGPILEEDIALSNIALDLIGHASGLLGLAGAIEGKGRSDDALAYFREGVEFRNCLLVELPNGDFGFTMMRQFLFDAYSVLLWDALSSAKDERVAALAAKSLKEDKYHVRHSSEWVVRLGDGTDESHARAQQALDELWRYTGELFESDAVDAALAAQGIAVDLDAIRARWRTMVADVMQRATLVVPADGAMRRGGRRGRHTEHLGHMLAEMQIVARSHPGATW
- the paaB gene encoding 1,2-phenylacetyl-CoA epoxidase subunit B, giving the protein MADATKTDNSWPLWEVFTQGAHGEPFEHAGSVHAADAELALQNARDVYTRRGEAVNLWVVPSTAIVASAPSDNGPFFDPGNDKAYRHPQFYKVPRGVRVF
- a CDS encoding enoyl-CoA hydratase/isomerase family protein; its protein translation is MSSSEIPLVTPAVVTAGGGTVQTHVADGIGRIAFHHPKGNSLPGALLRELADTVTRVSADPAVRVLLLSSGGTGPFCAGASFDELVAISTVTQGQEFFSGFSRVILAVIRSPKFVLTRVQGRAAGGAVGLVAASDLSFAVASASAKLSELAIGIGPFVVGPVIERKIGLSAFSAMAVDADWRDAVWGERHGLYSRLFDDAGAMDAALELELRKLAACNPDAMTQLKRVFWAGTESWDTLLAERATMSGTMVLSEFTRHAIASFKGR
- a CDS encoding zinc ribbon domain-containing protein; this translates as MFRSFRVPERLFAFAMWAISLVFAGFLIGLGGKLVGDLPGVDQQVSIEEFVDPAQRAVLRTTADSLTRAQRVSQDAKERADQQLTMARNAYTSQREAFDNWIATRKATTDPAQDPEVLARTRALDGLKSSERRAEEQVEQLDATLLAVSQAGEVNREAISALSVAADDRYQRARFVQELRVFGIRLALTLPLLIVAGWLVARKRKSEYWPLARGFVLFAVFAFFVELVPYLPSYGGYVRYGVGIIASAIAGIYVIRAMRRYLAQRQQVEQQSETERRQSLAYEDAVKRIGGGVCPGCERAIVGGMQNPSNFCVHCGLRLFDECGRCATRKNAFFPYCPTCGAAATGLDGRRGTGDGKPAPTTAGTDP
- a CDS encoding cytochrome c — protein: MHTPLRLSLALCSAAVMLAACGGSSAKSGSQSPSPAGGGAANKVPAKPAAVTPANIAMGDSIFNNGSCQRCHGKGGIGAPNGPTLDGKKWLQLTTGSFDEIVGIITTGVPAEKIKDPTHKNPMRARGGPMNLTDPQVQALAAYVYTLTHK
- a CDS encoding alpha/beta hydrolase, giving the protein MPTVLVAHGALGSAAQMQPVVDALRAFGGGRIRVEAFEFPGHGVTPLGDVDLFQLTHFVDAMAHAVSALGTPKPLLFGYSMGGYAGLALEARAPGTFSGIVTLGTKFEWTPESAEREALRLDPVMISTKVPKFAALLNERHALVGGWESVVCRTAALLRVNGGSPLLTVEVMERIAVPVCVAVGTKDDTVSVAESRAAADVMLNGRWFTLDDVPHPIERVPVSHIIELVWTLLDTEA
- a CDS encoding DinB family protein, yielding MYSSPSEFARDWHFESQGTQKVLDRLTDASLAQEVYPGGRSIGRLAWHIAQTIPEMMSRTGLRISGVGEHEPVPSSAAAIAKGYHAASASLLEQIAAHWTNATLTESDDMYGEQWTRAETLSALLRHQTHHRGQLTVLMRQAGLTVPGIYGPTKEDWAQMGMEPPPV